Proteins found in one Paenibacillus sp. genomic segment:
- the argF gene encoding ornithine carbamoyltransferase, with translation MAKPFKGRDFLALADYTPDEIRNLIRLGIELKRKQKAGETYQPLAGKTLAMIFEKSSTRTRVSFEVGMFQLGGHALFLSKNDIQLGRGETVADTARTLSRYVDGIMIRTFAHQNVVELARNATVPVINGLTDLSHPCQALTDYMTVLEHKGKLEGLKIAYIGDGNNMVHSLMVGAAKLGLHIAVASPAGYEPDREVADIARETAAATGGKYTFHYDPKEAIEGADVVYTDVWASMGMEAEQQEREKAFHAFQVNAELTQYAKPDFVFMHCLPAHRGEEVSAEIIDGAHSIVFDQAENRLHAQKAVLAALMG, from the coding sequence TTGGCGAAACCGTTCAAGGGCCGGGACTTCCTGGCGCTGGCCGACTATACGCCCGACGAAATTCGCAATTTGATTCGGCTCGGCATCGAGCTGAAGCGCAAGCAAAAGGCGGGAGAAACGTACCAGCCGCTCGCCGGCAAAACGCTGGCGATGATTTTCGAAAAATCGTCGACCCGGACGCGCGTGTCGTTCGAGGTCGGCATGTTCCAACTGGGCGGCCATGCGCTGTTCTTGTCCAAGAACGATATTCAGCTCGGCCGGGGCGAAACGGTCGCCGACACGGCGCGCACGCTGTCTCGCTACGTCGACGGCATTATGATCCGCACGTTCGCGCATCAGAACGTCGTCGAGCTGGCGCGCAACGCGACTGTGCCGGTCATCAACGGCTTGACGGACCTGTCGCACCCGTGCCAGGCGCTGACGGACTACATGACCGTGCTGGAGCATAAGGGCAAACTGGAAGGTCTCAAAATCGCGTACATCGGCGACGGCAACAACATGGTGCATTCGCTCATGGTCGGCGCGGCGAAGCTCGGCCTCCATATCGCGGTGGCGAGCCCGGCCGGATACGAGCCGGACCGGGAAGTCGCGGACATCGCCCGCGAAACCGCGGCGGCGACGGGCGGCAAATATACGTTCCACTACGATCCGAAAGAAGCGATCGAAGGCGCGGACGTCGTATATACGGACGTCTGGGCGAGCATGGGCATGGAGGCGGAGCAGCAGGAGCGGGAAAAGGCGTTCCACGCGTTCCAAGTGAACGCGGAGCTGACCCAATACGCGAAACCGGATTTCGTGTTCATGCACTGCCTGCCGGCGCATCGCGGCGAAGAAGTGAGCGCCGAGATCATCGACGGCGCGCATTCGATCGTGTTCGATCAAGCGGAAAACCGGCTGCATGCGCAGAAAGCGGTCCTTGCGGCATTGATGGGATAA
- a CDS encoding argininosuccinate synthase, translating to MSKQKIVLAYSGGLDTSVILKWLKETFDAEIIAFTADIGQGDELDGLEEKALNTGASKVYIEDLRAEFARDYIFPMFQAGALYEGQYLLGTSIARPLIAKRMVEIARAEGATAIAHGATGKGNDQVRFELTAAALAADLDVIAPWRIEEFRAQFPGRAEMIEYAEKHGIPVKASAAKPYSTDRNLLHISFESGMLEDPWFDATREDVRDMYVMSVDPQLAPDEPEYIELEFKQGCCVAINGTPLSPLEVMDTLNEIGGEHGVGRVDMVENRFVGMKSRGVYETPGGAILFKAHRIIESITMDREVMLLRDSLIPKYAQLVYNGFWFAPERLALQALVTESQKNVEGTVRLKLYKGNIMAAGVKSDVSLYNPHIATMEADPTQAYNQGDATGFIRLNALRLKVSSAVHGAEGIEPAKAPAETNA from the coding sequence ATGTCGAAGCAAAAGATTGTGCTGGCGTACTCGGGCGGTCTCGATACGTCGGTCATTCTCAAGTGGTTGAAAGAAACGTTCGACGCGGAAATCATCGCCTTCACGGCGGACATCGGGCAAGGCGACGAGCTCGACGGCTTGGAGGAGAAGGCGCTCAACACGGGCGCGTCCAAGGTGTACATCGAAGACCTGCGGGCGGAGTTCGCGCGCGACTACATTTTCCCGATGTTCCAAGCGGGCGCTCTGTACGAGGGTCAATATTTGCTCGGCACGTCGATCGCGCGTCCGCTCATCGCGAAGCGGATGGTCGAAATCGCCCGCGCGGAAGGCGCGACGGCGATTGCTCACGGCGCGACGGGCAAAGGCAACGACCAAGTGCGTTTCGAGCTGACGGCGGCGGCGCTCGCGGCCGATCTCGACGTGATCGCGCCTTGGCGCATCGAAGAATTCCGGGCGCAGTTCCCGGGCCGCGCGGAAATGATCGAATACGCCGAGAAGCACGGCATCCCGGTCAAAGCGTCCGCGGCGAAGCCGTACTCGACGGACCGCAACCTGCTGCACATCTCGTTCGAGAGCGGCATGCTGGAGGATCCGTGGTTCGACGCGACGCGCGAAGACGTGCGCGACATGTACGTCATGTCCGTCGATCCGCAGCTCGCGCCGGATGAGCCGGAGTACATCGAGCTCGAGTTCAAGCAGGGCTGCTGCGTCGCCATCAATGGAACGCCGCTGTCGCCGCTCGAGGTCATGGACACGCTGAACGAAATCGGCGGCGAGCACGGCGTCGGCCGCGTCGACATGGTCGAAAACCGCTTCGTCGGCATGAAAAGCCGCGGCGTGTACGAAACGCCGGGCGGCGCGATCCTGTTCAAGGCGCACCGCATCATCGAATCGATCACGATGGACCGCGAAGTGATGCTGCTGCGCGACTCGCTCATTCCGAAGTACGCGCAGCTCGTATATAACGGATTCTGGTTCGCGCCGGAGCGTCTTGCGCTGCAGGCGCTCGTAACGGAGAGCCAGAAGAACGTCGAAGGCACGGTCCGCCTGAAGCTCTACAAAGGCAACATTATGGCGGCCGGCGTGAAGAGCGACGTCAGCCTGTACAACCCGCACATCGCGACGATGGAAGCGGACCCGACGCAGGCGTACAACCAAGGCGACGCGACGGGCTTCATCCGCCTCAACGCGCTGCGGTTGAAAGTATCCTCGGCCGTGCACGGCGCCGAGGGCATCGAGCCGGCGAAGGCGCCTGCCGAGACGAACGCCTAA
- the argH gene encoding argininosuccinate lyase — translation MSKLWGGRFTKATDALVEEYTASVFFDKELYEEDIQGSIAHVTMLGKQGILPQEDVQTIIGGLTRVLEKLRRGEVTFSAAEEDIHMTVEKLLIADIGPVGGKLHTGRSRNDQVATDMHLYLRKRVVEFVELLGALQEALIGQAKAHVETILPGYTHLQRAQPISFGHHLLAYVAMFGRDAERLMDSYKRVDMLPLGAGALAGTTFPIDRAFVAEQLGFSRIYDNSLDAVSDRDFIVEFLSNASLLMAHLSRLCEELILWSSTEFGFVELDDAFCTGSSIMPQKKNPDVAELVRGKTGRVYGNLVGLLTVLKSLPLAYNKDMQEDKEGMFDTVKHVGGALRLMAPMIATMQVRTDRMRGAVDRDFSNATDIADYLVNKGIPFRQAHEIIGKLVLHCIERGIVLLELPLEEYKKFAPEFEGDIFDVLQPEHVVNARAVYGGTAFPQVREAIARAEASLVGLQAWTAEYAAKSGLASK, via the coding sequence ATGTCGAAGCTGTGGGGCGGCCGGTTCACCAAAGCGACCGACGCGTTGGTGGAGGAGTATACCGCGTCCGTGTTTTTCGATAAAGAGCTGTATGAGGAAGACATTCAGGGCAGCATCGCGCATGTAACGATGCTCGGCAAGCAGGGCATATTGCCGCAGGAGGACGTCCAGACGATCATCGGGGGCCTTACTCGCGTGCTCGAGAAATTGCGGCGCGGGGAAGTGACGTTCTCGGCGGCCGAGGAAGATATCCATATGACGGTGGAAAAGCTGCTCATCGCGGATATCGGTCCGGTCGGCGGGAAGCTGCATACGGGACGGAGCCGCAACGACCAAGTGGCGACGGACATGCATTTGTACCTTCGCAAGCGGGTCGTCGAATTCGTCGAGCTGCTCGGCGCGCTGCAGGAGGCGCTGATCGGCCAGGCGAAGGCGCATGTGGAGACGATATTGCCAGGGTATACGCATTTGCAGCGGGCGCAGCCGATCTCGTTCGGCCATCATTTGCTCGCGTACGTGGCGATGTTCGGACGCGACGCGGAGCGCTTGATGGACTCGTATAAGCGCGTCGATATGCTGCCGCTCGGCGCGGGCGCGCTCGCGGGCACGACGTTCCCGATCGATCGGGCGTTCGTGGCGGAGCAGCTCGGGTTCTCGCGCATTTACGACAACTCGCTCGACGCGGTCAGCGACCGCGACTTCATCGTCGAGTTTCTGTCGAACGCGTCGCTGTTGATGGCGCATTTGTCGCGGCTGTGCGAGGAGCTCATCCTTTGGTCGAGCACCGAATTCGGCTTCGTCGAGCTCGACGACGCGTTCTGCACGGGCAGCTCGATCATGCCGCAGAAGAAAAATCCGGACGTCGCGGAGCTCGTCCGCGGCAAAACCGGCCGCGTCTACGGCAATCTGGTGGGCCTGCTCACCGTGCTGAAGTCGCTGCCGCTCGCTTACAACAAGGACATGCAGGAAGACAAGGAAGGCATGTTCGACACGGTGAAGCACGTCGGCGGCGCGCTGCGGCTGATGGCCCCGATGATCGCGACGATGCAGGTGCGGACGGACCGGATGCGCGGCGCGGTCGACCGCGACTTCTCGAATGCCACGGACATCGCGGATTACCTGGTCAACAAGGGGATCCCGTTCCGCCAGGCGCACGAAATCATCGGCAAGCTCGTGCTGCACTGCATCGAGCGCGGCATCGTCCTCCTCGAGCTGCCGCTGGAGGAGTACAAGAAGTTCGCGCCCGAGTTCGAGGGCGACATCTTCGACGTGCTCCAGCCGGAGCACGTGGTGAACGCGCGCGCCGTGTACGGCGGCACGGCGTTCCCGCAGGTGCGCGAAGCGATTGCGCGCGCCGAGGCGTCCCTCGTCGGCTTGCAGGCGTGGACGGCGGAATACGCGGCCAAGTCGGGGCTCGCGTCGAAATAA